The Fulvivirga ligni genome window below encodes:
- a CDS encoding peptidyl-prolyl cis-trans isomerase — protein MKKVSNTYMSSWKKNSVLILCLCSLWGCDFIKMKDSANGEDSEKGEPIARVKDQYLYLEDLEGIAPAGMSKEDSSSRVDRFIHNWIQKQLLIQEAATQIEFNEADIERKVLDYKYSLMGYQYQSYYVNKRLNKEVSDEEVSQYYDEHIDNFILKQNIIRGRYIKLPLNAPKIKKVKSLITSSKKKDLDELNSYCLSFATKYQLDDSVWMIFDEVIQDSPLAEIPNKVQYLQKQKYAETSDDKFKYFLRIEEFRISDNISPLEFVKEDIRSIIINKRKVELAKKLEDEVYERATQNNEFEIYN, from the coding sequence ATGAAAAAGGTCTCAAATACATATATGAGCAGTTGGAAGAAAAATAGTGTTTTAATATTATGCCTGTGCAGCTTATGGGGTTGTGATTTCATTAAAATGAAAGACAGCGCCAATGGCGAGGATTCCGAAAAAGGAGAGCCTATTGCCAGAGTAAAAGATCAATATCTTTACTTGGAAGACCTTGAAGGTATAGCTCCTGCCGGAATGAGCAAAGAGGACAGCTCTAGCCGCGTGGACAGGTTTATACATAACTGGATTCAAAAGCAGCTTCTTATTCAGGAAGCTGCCACTCAAATAGAATTTAATGAGGCTGATATTGAAAGGAAAGTATTAGACTATAAGTATAGTTTAATGGGCTACCAGTATCAGTCTTATTACGTGAATAAACGCTTGAATAAAGAAGTGAGCGATGAAGAAGTAAGTCAGTACTATGATGAGCACATCGATAACTTTATCCTGAAGCAAAATATTATCAGGGGCCGATATATAAAGTTGCCGCTGAATGCCCCGAAAATCAAGAAGGTAAAATCACTCATCACCTCCAGCAAGAAGAAGGATTTGGATGAACTCAACTCCTACTGTCTAAGTTTTGCTACCAAATACCAGCTAGACGACTCCGTTTGGATGATATTTGATGAGGTTATACAAGACTCTCCTCTAGCAGAGATACCTAACAAGGTACAGTACTTGCAAAAACAGAAATATGCAGAGACATCTGACGATAAGTTTAAATATTTCCTAAGAATAGAAGAATTTAGAATATCTGATAATATTTCTCCACTGGAGTTTGTGAAGGAGGATATTAGAAGTATTATTATAAATAAGCGTAAAGTAGAGCTGGCTAAAAAGCTTGAAGACGAAGTTTATGAACGTGCAACACAAAACAATGAATTTGAGATATATAACTAA
- the pheS gene encoding phenylalanine--tRNA ligase subunit alpha, with protein MQEKVNAILAEIGSADANSQEELEQFRIRFISKKSVVGELFAGLKDVPNEEKKAFGMKLNEVKQAAQAKFKELIDKLESSSEGGDHAHPDLTLPPSGAGLGSMHPLTYVRNQIIQIFERIGFNVADGPEIEDDFHNFTALNFPENHPAREMQDTFFIEKNPDILLRTHTSNVQVRLMQHQKPPLRSIMPGRVYRNEAISARAHCVFHQVEGLYVDKNVSFADLKQTLYHFAKEMFDKDTKIRFRPSYFPFTEPSAEIDISCQICKGDGCQLCKYTGWVEIAGSGMVDPNVLASSGIDPEEYTGFAFGMGIERITQLKFRVNDLRLYTENDVRFLQQFKTLH; from the coding sequence ATGCAGGAAAAGGTAAATGCGATATTAGCAGAAATTGGAAGTGCTGATGCTAATTCTCAAGAGGAGTTAGAGCAGTTCCGTATCCGCTTTATTAGTAAGAAGAGTGTAGTAGGAGAGCTTTTTGCCGGTTTGAAAGATGTTCCAAATGAAGAGAAAAAGGCATTTGGAATGAAGCTTAACGAGGTGAAGCAAGCTGCGCAAGCCAAATTCAAAGAACTTATTGATAAGCTGGAGTCTTCTTCGGAAGGAGGAGACCATGCTCATCCGGATTTAACCTTGCCTCCTTCTGGAGCAGGTTTAGGTAGCATGCATCCACTTACTTATGTTAGAAATCAGATCATTCAGATTTTTGAAAGAATAGGTTTCAACGTAGCTGATGGACCCGAGATTGAGGATGATTTCCATAATTTCACAGCCCTTAACTTCCCTGAAAATCACCCTGCTAGAGAAATGCAGGATACTTTCTTTATAGAGAAGAATCCGGACATTTTACTTAGAACACATACCTCTAACGTGCAGGTGAGACTTATGCAGCATCAAAAGCCGCCATTGAGATCGATCATGCCGGGTAGGGTGTATAGAAATGAGGCTATTTCTGCCAGAGCGCATTGTGTATTTCATCAGGTAGAAGGGCTATATGTAGATAAAAACGTGAGCTTTGCTGACCTGAAGCAGACTTTATATCATTTCGCTAAAGAAATGTTTGATAAGGATACTAAAATCAGATTCAGACCTTCATATTTCCCATTTACTGAGCCAAGTGCTGAGATCGATATCTCATGTCAGATTTGTAAAGGGGATGGCTGCCAGCTATGTAAATACACTGGGTGGGTAGAAATAGCAGGTTCTGGAATGGTAGATCCTAATGTTCTGGCCAGCTCAGGTATAGATCCTGAGGAGTACACTGGTTTTGCGTTCGGTATGGGTATAGAAAGAATCACTCAGCTGAAATTCAGAGTGAATGATCTAAGGCTTTACACCGAGAACGACGTGAGGTTTTTACAACAGTTTAAAACACTGCACTGA
- a CDS encoding AAA family ATPase: MKSFESDVEAANAFHEAYHKLTAEISKVVVGQDEVVRLLLTSIFCQGHCLLIGVPGLAKTLLIQTISSVLDLDFNRIQFTPDLMPSDILGAETLDRDRNFKFIKGPIFANIVLADEINRTPPKTQAALLESMQEYAVTIAGKKYDLDRPFFVLATQNPIEQEGTYPLPEAQLDRFMFNVLLDYPSYEKEVEIVKNTTSDVRATAQHVLSAEEINFFQQLVRKVPVTDNVVEYAVELVHKTRPNSTKATSVTNEYLEWGAGPRASQFLVIGAKCNALLNGKYSPDIEDVKAVAKPTLRHRVVRNFKAEADGVSVDNIIDQLI, encoded by the coding sequence ATGAAGTCATTTGAGTCGGATGTAGAAGCAGCTAATGCCTTTCATGAGGCGTACCATAAACTAACTGCAGAAATCTCTAAAGTAGTAGTAGGACAGGACGAAGTAGTAAGACTTCTGCTTACCTCTATTTTCTGTCAGGGGCATTGCTTACTTATTGGTGTGCCTGGTTTAGCCAAAACGCTTCTTATTCAAACAATATCATCTGTATTGGACCTTGACTTCAATAGGATACAGTTTACGCCAGATCTTATGCCTTCTGACATTTTAGGTGCAGAGACATTAGACAGGGATCGTAATTTCAAATTTATCAAAGGCCCTATTTTCGCTAATATCGTGTTAGCGGATGAGATCAACCGTACTCCTCCTAAGACCCAGGCTGCCTTGCTAGAGTCTATGCAGGAGTATGCTGTTACCATTGCTGGCAAAAAGTATGATCTGGACAGGCCGTTCTTTGTGTTAGCTACACAGAACCCAATAGAGCAAGAAGGTACATATCCTTTACCAGAAGCACAGCTAGACCGTTTTATGTTTAATGTGCTGCTAGACTACCCTTCCTATGAGAAGGAGGTAGAAATTGTAAAGAATACCACCAGCGACGTTCGTGCTACTGCTCAGCATGTGCTGTCAGCTGAAGAAATTAACTTTTTCCAGCAGCTGGTAAGAAAAGTACCTGTTACTGATAACGTAGTAGAGTACGCGGTAGAGCTGGTTCATAAAACAAGACCTAACTCCACCAAGGCTACTTCAGTAACCAATGAATATTTAGAATGGGGTGCCGGTCCTCGTGCGTCTCAGTTCTTAGTGATTGGAGCTAAGTGTAATGCCTTACTTAACGGAAAGTATTCTCCTGATATAGAAGATGTAAAAGCCGTAGCTAAGCCTACCTTAAGACACCGTGTGGTAAGAAACTTCAAAGCAGAAGCAGACGGCGTTTCAGTAGATAATATTATCGATCAGCTTATTTAA
- a CDS encoding Rieske 2Fe-2S domain-containing protein yields MNKIFSILALCFMAGMMSCGDESYQSDIPYTSFADVYINLDLPEYNSLAIDKGYYELDEGLRGIIIYRENSGSYKAYERNCPYHPYEACATVSVHSSKLYIFCPCCQSQFNSNNGYPMGGPAQYPLRQYGAYLSGRALTITDEVLN; encoded by the coding sequence ATGAATAAAATATTTTCTATTCTAGCGCTTTGCTTCATGGCAGGCATGATGTCTTGCGGTGATGAAAGTTATCAGAGCGATATCCCATACACTAGCTTTGCTGATGTATATATAAATCTTGATCTTCCTGAATATAACAGCCTTGCTATTGATAAGGGCTATTATGAATTGGATGAAGGCTTAAGAGGAATAATTATTTACAGAGAAAACTCTGGCAGCTACAAAGCTTATGAAAGAAATTGTCCATATCATCCTTATGAAGCTTGCGCCACAGTAAGTGTACATAGTTCTAAGCTGTATATTTTCTGCCCTTGTTGTCAATCACAATTCAATTCGAACAACGGTTATCCTATGGGTGGACCAGCACAATATCCATTAAGGCAATACGGTGCTTATCTTTCAGGCCGAGCTCTCACCATTACTGATGAGGTACTGAATTAA
- a CDS encoding 3-hydroxyacyl-CoA dehydrogenase family protein: MINTVNDIKTVAIIGAGTMGLGIAQICAMSGFKTILFDIEKDSLSKAEKAIIGNLDKGIEKGKVSEEDKAKALDLISYTSDIKSVIADFIIEAIVENLDVKRKVFLQLEALNADHTILASNTSSIPITKIASVLTKPERMVGMHFFNPAHIMKLVEVISGAATDNNTTELTVKLAEKLNKTPVRAQDSPGFIVNRVARHFYVESLKVLEEGVTEVEGLDRLMETSGFRMGPFKLMDLIGVDTNYSVTESMFRAFHEDPKFRPNRIQEQKVNAGHHGRKSGRGFYNYE; the protein is encoded by the coding sequence ATGATAAATACGGTTAATGATATCAAGACCGTAGCAATAATTGGAGCCGGAACTATGGGCCTGGGCATCGCTCAGATCTGCGCCATGTCCGGCTTTAAAACTATACTTTTTGATATAGAAAAGGATAGTTTATCTAAGGCAGAAAAAGCCATTATCGGCAACCTTGATAAAGGCATTGAAAAAGGAAAAGTTTCAGAGGAAGATAAGGCAAAGGCATTAGATCTTATCTCCTATACTTCTGATATTAAGTCAGTTATCGCTGATTTTATTATTGAGGCCATAGTGGAAAACCTTGATGTGAAAAGAAAGGTCTTCCTTCAGCTTGAAGCGCTTAATGCAGATCACACCATACTGGCTTCTAATACTTCTTCCATTCCTATTACAAAAATAGCTTCTGTACTTACCAAGCCTGAAAGAATGGTAGGCATGCACTTTTTTAATCCTGCTCACATCATGAAATTGGTGGAGGTGATCTCAGGTGCTGCTACAGATAATAATACTACCGAGCTCACCGTTAAACTAGCGGAGAAGCTAAATAAAACGCCTGTGAGAGCTCAGGATTCACCTGGGTTTATCGTGAATAGGGTGGCCAGACATTTTTACGTAGAGAGCCTTAAAGTGCTTGAGGAGGGTGTCACAGAAGTGGAAGGCCTGGATAGGTTAATGGAAACGTCAGGCTTCCGTATGGGGCCATTTAAACTGATGGATTTAATTGGTGTGGACACTAATTATTCTGTAACTGAGTCTATGTTCAGAGCCTTTCATGAAGATCCTAAGTTTAGACCTAACCGTATTCAGGAGCAGAAAGTGAATGCGGGGCATCACGGCAGAAAATCAGGTAGAGGTTTTTATAATTATGAATAA
- the cysC gene encoding adenylyl-sulfate kinase has protein sequence MAENIHPIFDKILNTQQKEELLKQKSLVIWMVGLSGSGKSTVARGLENKLHEEGYLTSLLDGDNLRTGLNNNLGFSEEDRTENIRRAAEASKLLAANGVITICSLISPTEKIRKMAADIIGDKYCEVFIDCPLEECEKRDVKGLYAKARRGEIKSFTGIDSPFEAPQNPHVRLATAEEPVEDSLSKLLEYILPKIKLSKN, from the coding sequence ATGGCTGAAAACATCCATCCCATATTCGATAAGATATTAAATACCCAACAGAAGGAAGAGTTACTCAAGCAAAAATCCCTTGTTATTTGGATGGTAGGGCTTTCCGGATCAGGAAAAAGCACTGTAGCGAGAGGTCTCGAAAACAAACTTCACGAAGAAGGATATTTAACATCATTGTTGGATGGCGATAATTTAAGAACCGGTTTAAACAATAATCTAGGCTTCTCTGAGGAAGATAGAACGGAAAATATTAGAAGAGCAGCAGAAGCTTCTAAACTATTAGCCGCGAACGGTGTAATTACTATATGCTCTTTGATAAGCCCCACCGAAAAAATTCGGAAGATGGCAGCAGATATCATCGGAGATAAATATTGTGAGGTTTTTATAGATTGCCCTCTAGAAGAGTGTGAGAAAAGAGATGTGAAAGGACTTTACGCGAAAGCCAGAAGAGGTGAAATCAAAAGCTTTACAGGAATAGATTCACCGTTTGAAGCACCTCAAAACCCTCATGTAAGACTAGCTACTGCTGAAGAGCCAGTTGAAGACAGTTTATCAAAACTTTTAGAATACATTTTGCCAAAAATAAAATTAAGTAAGAATTAA
- the cysD gene encoding sulfate adenylyltransferase subunit CysD — MKAYNLTHLKELEAEAIYVIREVAAQFENPAILFSGGKDSITVAHLAKKAFFPGKVPFPLVHIDTGHNFPETIQFRDDFVKEMGAELIVGSVQKSIDEGKVVEEKGFNASRNGLQTVTLLETIESNKFDACLGGARRDEEKARAKERFFSHRDEFGQWDPKNQRPELWNIFNGKKHFGENFRVFPISNWTEMDVWQYILQEKIELPSLYFAHERDIFVRDNVIMAECDFIQQRDTEITEKRTVRFRTIGDMTCTGAVESSASTLEDIIEEVAAARSTERGTRSDDKRSEAAMEDRKKQGYF, encoded by the coding sequence ATGAAGGCTTACAACTTGACCCACTTAAAAGAGCTGGAAGCGGAAGCAATATACGTTATCCGCGAAGTAGCAGCTCAGTTTGAAAATCCTGCCATATTATTTTCCGGTGGTAAGGACTCTATTACAGTAGCACATTTAGCGAAAAAGGCATTCTTTCCAGGTAAAGTTCCTTTTCCATTAGTGCACATAGATACCGGACATAACTTCCCTGAAACCATTCAGTTTAGAGATGATTTCGTGAAAGAAATGGGAGCTGAACTAATCGTAGGATCGGTTCAGAAATCAATTGATGAAGGCAAAGTAGTAGAAGAGAAAGGCTTTAACGCCAGTAGAAATGGTTTACAGACAGTAACATTATTAGAAACTATTGAATCTAATAAGTTTGATGCTTGTCTAGGTGGGGCCAGAAGAGATGAGGAAAAAGCCAGAGCTAAAGAGAGATTCTTCTCACATAGAGATGAGTTTGGACAGTGGGATCCTAAAAACCAGAGACCAGAGCTTTGGAACATATTTAACGGGAAAAAACATTTTGGAGAGAACTTTAGAGTGTTCCCTATCAGTAACTGGACTGAAATGGATGTGTGGCAGTACATCTTGCAAGAGAAAATTGAATTGCCATCATTATACTTTGCTCACGAGCGTGATATTTTCGTTAGAGATAACGTGATCATGGCCGAGTGTGATTTTATTCAGCAAAGAGATACTGAAATTACAGAAAAGAGAACTGTAAGATTCAGAACTATTGGTGATATGACTTGTACTGGAGCAGTAGAGTCTTCAGCATCTACTTTAGAAGATATAATCGAAGAAGTAGCAGCGGCAAGATCTACAGAACGAGGAACCAGATCGGATGATAAAAGATCAGAGGCGGCTATGGAAGACCGTAAAAAACAAGGTTATTTTTAA
- a CDS encoding peptidylprolyl isomerase produces the protein MNLRYITKYVALAFLCALQWTAIYAQDEAAEDQEESSSPGVVVDEIIAKVDNYIILKSELENTYINYLANGNPATSDARCRILAQLISQKLMVAKAEIDSVIVTDEEVDGNLDRRMQMILSQYGGSAEQLEQYYGKTVEELQADLRDQVKEQLVVQRMQETITADIKITPSEVKKFFGKIAQDSLPYFSTEVEVAQIVKIPEVGEVQIDAAKKKLSEIRRKVLAGEAEFEAMAKEFSQDPGSAKYGGNLGFAQRGMMAPEFEASALKLKPGEISAPFTTQFGVHIVQLIERRGNEYNSRHILISAEPSEEDMEIGYEYLDSLRSVIIADSISFTKAAKEYSDDMYTAGSGGFFTDNNEGIRVSSEELDPVIFFALDSMQIGDISKPIKFRTDNGKQAIRILYYKSKVKPHQANLKDDWQKIQAAALNEKKNRAINKWFNGARDDVFISIDEEYNYCGILN, from the coding sequence ATGAATTTGAGATATATAACTAAGTATGTGGCGCTGGCATTCTTATGTGCCCTACAATGGACTGCAATTTATGCACAAGACGAAGCTGCAGAAGACCAGGAAGAATCATCCAGTCCAGGTGTAGTAGTTGATGAAATTATCGCCAAAGTAGATAACTACATTATACTAAAATCTGAGCTTGAAAACACTTATATAAACTACCTGGCCAATGGTAATCCTGCCACATCAGATGCCAGATGTAGAATCCTAGCACAGCTTATTAGCCAGAAGCTTATGGTAGCTAAAGCAGAAATAGATTCTGTAATAGTAACTGACGAAGAAGTAGATGGCAACCTGGACAGAAGGATGCAGATGATCCTTTCTCAATATGGTGGTTCTGCAGAGCAGCTAGAGCAGTATTATGGTAAAACTGTAGAAGAGCTTCAGGCCGACTTAAGAGATCAGGTAAAAGAGCAGCTGGTGGTGCAGAGAATGCAAGAGACCATCACAGCGGATATCAAGATCACTCCTTCTGAGGTTAAAAAATTCTTTGGAAAGATAGCTCAGGATAGTTTACCATACTTCAGCACAGAAGTAGAGGTAGCTCAGATAGTGAAAATACCGGAAGTAGGTGAGGTACAAATAGACGCCGCTAAGAAGAAATTAAGTGAGATAAGAAGAAAAGTACTAGCAGGAGAAGCTGAGTTTGAGGCCATGGCCAAAGAGTTCTCTCAAGACCCGGGTAGTGCCAAATATGGTGGTAATCTCGGTTTCGCACAAAGAGGTATGATGGCTCCTGAGTTTGAAGCATCTGCTTTAAAATTAAAGCCAGGTGAAATTTCAGCACCTTTCACTACCCAATTTGGTGTGCACATAGTTCAGCTTATTGAGCGTAGAGGTAATGAATATAACAGTAGACACATACTTATCTCTGCAGAACCTTCTGAAGAAGATATGGAAATCGGCTATGAGTATCTTGACAGCTTAAGATCAGTAATTATAGCAGACTCTATCTCCTTTACCAAGGCTGCTAAAGAATATAGTGATGACATGTATACTGCTGGTAGCGGTGGTTTCTTTACAGATAATAACGAAGGCATTAGAGTTTCAAGTGAAGAACTTGATCCTGTAATCTTCTTCGCACTAGACAGTATGCAAATTGGTGATATTAGTAAGCCAATTAAGTTCAGAACTGATAACGGCAAGCAAGCTATTCGTATCTTATATTACAAGTCAAAGGTAAAACCTCACCAGGCTAACCTTAAGGACGACTGGCAGAAAATACAGGCAGCAGCACTTAATGAAAAGAAAAACAGAGCTATAAACAAATGGTTTAATGGTGCTCGTGATGATGTATTCATTAGTATAGATGAGGAATACAATTATTGTGGTATATTGAATTGA
- a CDS encoding MraY family glycosyltransferase, with translation MTAILLAIATSFIITFLVIPVIIKYSKKKAKLLDTPGRRKIHKKITPSMGGVGIFLGFFVALLVWLPLEGFEYFKYILAGTAIIFLVGIRDDIVPLRPLYKLVGQLIAASIVVLFSGVRLHSLYGLFGVYEMNEVVSYLISVFTFIVVTNSFNLIDGLDGLAGTIALIALTSFGLWFYLIDQPWVALLSLSIAGAVLAFLTFNWEPSKIFMGDTGALVIGFVFSVMVITFIDANYNLPESNPFRFTASITSGICVIIIPLFDTLRIFILRISKKQSPFAPDKNHIHHALMRLGLKHSETAVALGILNIGYILLAVACMNVKDAILLPLLIIMSVVLSLTLDFLIIRKLNR, from the coding sequence GTGATCATTAAATATTCTAAGAAAAAGGCCAAGCTTTTGGATACTCCGGGCAGGAGAAAAATCCATAAGAAGATCACTCCTTCTATGGGGGGAGTCGGTATATTTCTTGGTTTTTTTGTGGCTTTGCTGGTGTGGTTGCCTTTAGAAGGTTTTGAGTATTTCAAATATATACTTGCAGGTACTGCTATTATCTTTCTGGTTGGTATCAGAGATGATATTGTTCCTTTGAGGCCGCTCTACAAGTTAGTAGGCCAGCTTATAGCAGCTTCTATTGTGGTGCTCTTTTCTGGGGTAAGGCTACATTCATTATACGGTTTGTTTGGTGTCTATGAAATGAATGAGGTGGTAAGTTATCTTATCAGCGTTTTCACTTTCATTGTAGTTACTAACTCTTTTAACCTTATTGACGGGTTAGATGGCCTGGCCGGTACTATTGCTTTAATAGCGCTCACTAGCTTTGGCCTTTGGTTCTATCTTATAGATCAGCCTTGGGTGGCATTGCTTTCTTTAAGCATTGCCGGAGCGGTATTGGCCTTCTTAACTTTTAACTGGGAGCCTTCTAAAATATTTATGGGAGATACCGGAGCGCTGGTCATAGGCTTTGTGTTTTCGGTGATGGTAATCACCTTTATTGATGCCAATTATAATCTGCCAGAGAGCAATCCATTCAGATTTACAGCCTCTATAACCAGTGGAATATGCGTAATCATTATTCCCCTGTTTGATACATTAAGGATATTTATTCTTAGGATTTCGAAGAAGCAGTCACCGTTTGCCCCGGATAAGAATCATATTCATCATGCTTTGATGAGATTGGGGCTGAAGCATTCTGAAACTGCGGTGGCTTTAGGCATCCTCAACATTGGTTATATATTGCTGGCTGTGGCCTGCATGAATGTTAAAGATGCCATCTTATTGCCTTTATTGATAATAATGTCAGTGGTCTTGTCACTAACGCTGGATTTTCTAATTATCAGAAAGCTAAACCGATAA
- the cysQ gene encoding 3'(2'),5'-bisphosphate nucleotidase CysQ, with protein MIETINTQELVDLALHAGQAILNIYHDKELAGNVEHKSDDSPLTLADKASHAVIMKGLSKLYPEIPIISEEGNEIEYSTRIKYDTFWLVDPLDGTKEFINRNGEFTVNIALINKHKPVFGIVYAPVPDVVYVGTGERAFKLVNGEESPLKVNGSTANRIAVRSKSHASPEEEVLLKQYDVTDSISVGSSLKFCMVAEGKADIYYRHGPTMEWDTAAGQAVLESAGGTVLKETGPVPFTYNKETLLNTGFLALGF; from the coding sequence ATGATAGAAACCATTAACACCCAGGAGCTGGTTGATTTAGCTCTACATGCCGGCCAGGCCATTCTTAATATTTATCATGATAAAGAACTTGCTGGTAACGTTGAACACAAAAGTGATGACTCTCCACTGACACTAGCAGATAAAGCATCTCATGCTGTGATTATGAAGGGGTTATCTAAATTATACCCTGAAATACCAATTATCTCTGAAGAAGGGAATGAAATAGAATATAGCACTAGAATCAAGTATGACACTTTTTGGTTAGTAGATCCTTTAGATGGTACTAAAGAATTTATCAACAGAAATGGTGAGTTTACTGTAAATATAGCTTTGATCAATAAGCACAAACCAGTATTTGGTATTGTGTATGCGCCAGTGCCTGATGTAGTTTATGTAGGTACAGGTGAAAGAGCATTTAAACTTGTAAATGGAGAAGAGTCTCCTTTGAAAGTAAATGGATCTACTGCTAATAGAATAGCCGTAAGAAGCAAGTCTCACGCATCTCCTGAAGAAGAAGTATTATTGAAGCAATACGATGTTACTGACAGTATTTCAGTAGGTAGTTCTCTAAAGTTCTGCATGGTGGCAGAAGGTAAAGCAGACATTTATTACCGTCATGGGCCTACTATGGAATGGGATACGGCTGCAGGACAAGCTGTACTTGAAAGTGCTGGTGGTACTGTACTGAAAGAAACAGGACCTGTACCTTTTACTTATAACAAAGAAACATTATTGAATACTGGATTTCTGGCCCTTGGATTCTAA
- the cysN gene encoding sulfate adenylyltransferase subunit CysN produces the protein MSNNNTDAKGYLDMELLRFTTAGSVDDGKSTLIGRLLYDSKSIFEDQYEAIEESSKRKGDENVNLALLTDGLRAEREQGITIDVAYRYFATPKRKFIIADTPGHIQYTRNMVTGASTANLALILVDARNGVVEQTHRHTFIASLLGIPHVVFCINKMDLVDYSEEVYNKIKGDIESFASKLNVKDIRFIPISALKGDNVVNESEQTPWFKGGTLLYLLENIHIGSDHNHIDCRFPVQHVIRPHSDKYHDYRGYAGRIAGGVFKPGDTVSVLPSGFTSKIKSIDSFDGELEEAFAPMSVTIQLEDDIDISRGDMIVRENNKPNVGQDVEIMLCWMNEKALVPNGKYGIKHTTNDARCMVKNIQYKVDINTLHRIEDDKTIKMNDIARVTLRTTKPLFFDRYTRNRITGSVILIDEATNETVAAGMII, from the coding sequence ATGAGCAATAATAATACAGACGCTAAAGGATATTTAGATATGGAACTTCTACGCTTTACCACTGCAGGTAGTGTAGATGATGGTAAAAGTACTCTTATAGGAAGGCTTCTATATGACTCAAAGTCAATCTTTGAAGATCAGTATGAGGCTATCGAAGAGTCTAGTAAGAGAAAAGGAGATGAAAACGTAAACCTTGCTTTACTTACTGACGGACTTAGAGCTGAGCGTGAGCAGGGAATTACCATAGATGTAGCTTACAGATACTTCGCTACACCAAAAAGAAAGTTTATCATAGCTGATACTCCAGGACATATTCAGTACACCAGAAACATGGTTACTGGTGCTTCTACAGCTAACCTTGCCCTTATCCTGGTAGATGCCAGAAACGGTGTAGTAGAGCAAACACACAGACATACATTCATTGCTTCTTTGTTAGGTATACCTCACGTGGTTTTTTGTATCAACAAAATGGACCTGGTAGACTACAGCGAAGAGGTTTACAATAAAATTAAAGGCGATATTGAATCTTTCGCTTCTAAGCTTAATGTAAAAGATATCAGATTCATTCCTATCAGTGCCTTGAAAGGTGATAACGTAGTAAATGAGTCTGAGCAGACACCTTGGTTTAAAGGTGGTACTTTACTTTACTTATTAGAAAATATTCACATAGGAAGTGACCACAATCACATCGATTGTCGTTTCCCTGTGCAGCATGTTATCCGCCCTCATTCTGATAAATATCATGACTATAGAGGGTATGCTGGTAGAATAGCAGGTGGTGTGTTCAAACCTGGTGATACCGTTTCTGTATTACCTTCAGGATTCACCTCGAAAATTAAAAGTATAGATTCTTTTGATGGCGAGCTGGAAGAAGCGTTTGCTCCTATGTCTGTAACTATTCAGTTAGAAGATGATATAGACATCAGTCGTGGAGACATGATTGTGAGAGAAAACAACAAGCCAAACGTAGGTCAGGATGTAGAGATTATGCTTTGCTGGATGAATGAGAAAGCACTTGTTCCTAACGGTAAATACGGCATTAAGCATACTACAAACGATGCTCGTTGTATGGTGAAAAACATTCAGTATAAGGTAGATATCAACACTTTACACCGAATTGAAGACGATAAGACCATTAAAATGAATGACATTGCCAGAGTAACATTGCGTACTACAAAGCCACTTTTCTTTGATAGGTATACAAGAAACAGAATTACAGGTAGTGTTATTTTAATAGATGAAGCTACAAATGAAACGGTAGCTGCAGGAATGATTATCTAA